The Toxorhynchites rutilus septentrionalis strain SRP chromosome 3, ASM2978413v1, whole genome shotgun sequence genome includes a region encoding these proteins:
- the LOC129779366 gene encoding protein fem-1 homolog C-like isoform X1 gives MWNEKEIPMNFVSIELINEIKAITDDCRFLSRRMTKHLESLPRIDRKKIVEGVTYFGCFSLFTACNQRNIRIIEYLITVCDASTEQTSYYPCENDRAYTITPLGRACFTGNMPVVECLIRLGCDPNGPFEDGLTPLHIAFRRKKMKVVQYLIDNGADLQRPSYDGTTCLMSVSQSAHLTGYLLNNGADPNACTVHNETALHYSIKRRKLEITCLLLQHGADPSIKNSRGDDALQIACILSAEEVVDYLINHYQYSAERLADAYELIGASFLDLHYNTHKALTYWQKAHSIRTNGINYIQKRPQITPRFEFGNAIEYTTNEELAAITPDIDALHTQGLLVCERILGIDHDETLRRMTHRGWLHETGHPQKCFDLLVLVFKIHIDRYSMLHTNTKASAQRIVSMLMTILKEPDVSANDDEFPLFERALTVFEMFATKIFETQHLLEIQPVDLQQQKNYDKMIHYLMHLMYILLAKSSSVDEKELIEKKVRELVQQDLRTTEDRETLLHLSVSASNLLERVDWGEVDNREPVFPNITVMNLLLKCGADVNARDKARSTPLHVSASNYQTEIVEMLLEHGAHIDARNVYGSRPTQYIAELKDDILLSNHMSLKCLCANAIVENSIPYENKFPAAMERFIKAHDFYDKQLLF, from the coding sequence ATGTGGAACGAGAAAGAGATCCCCATGAATTTCGTAAGCATCGAATTGATCAATGAAATCAAAGCAATAACTGATGATTGTCGTTTCTTGTCCCGAAGAATGACGAAACACCTTGAGAGCCTGCCACGCATAGACCGTAAGAAAATAGTGGAAGGCGTAACATATTTTGGCTGTTTTTCTCTGTTTACCGCCTGTAACCAACGAAATATTCGCATTATTGAATATTTGATAACAGTGTGCGATGCCAGCACCGAGCAGACGAGTTACTACCCATGTGAGAACGATCGAGCGTACACTATCACGCCGCTGGGTAGAGCTTGCTTTACCGGGAATATGCCGGTTGTGGAATGCCTCATACGGTTGGGTTGCGACCCAAATGGTCCCTTCGAGGATGGATTAACACCGCTGCACATTGCGTTTcgccgaaaaaaaatgaaagtagTTCAATACTTGATAGACAATGGAGCGGATTTACAGAGACCGAGCTACGATGGCACGACCTGTCTAATGAGTGTATCTCAATCGGCGCACCTAACAGGGTACCTGCTCAACAACGGGGCAGATCCCAATGCGTGTACCGTTCACAACGAGACCGCTCTGCACTACAGTATCAAACGACGGAAACTCGAAATAACTTGTCTGCTGTTGCAACATGGAGCCGATCCGTCCATTAAAAACTCCAGAGGAGATGACGCTCTGCAGATAGCGTGCATCCTTTCAGCAGAGGAAGTTGTCGATTATCTTATCAATCACTATCAATACTCGGCCGAAAGATTGGCCGATGCGTACGAACTCATCGGAGCCTCATTCCTGGATTTACAttacaacacacacaaagcatTGACATATTGGCAGAAAGCTCACTCCATTCGAACGAATGGGATAAACTACATTCAGAAAAGACCGCAGATAACACCACGATTCGAATTCGGGAACGCAATTGAGTATACTACGAACGAAGAACTGGCTGCAATTACACCGGATATTGATGCCTTACATACGCAGGGTTTACTGGTTTGTGAGAGGATTTTAGGAATCGATCACGATGAAACCTTGCGGCGGATGACGCACAGAGGTTGGTTGCATGAAACTGGTCATCCCCAGAAGTGCTTTGATTTGTTGGTGTTGGTGTTCAAGATTCACATTGATAGGTATTCCATGTTACACACCAATACCAAAGCTTCGGCACAAAGAATCGTGTCAATGTTGATGACAATATTGAAAGAACCGGATGTAAGTGCAAATGATGACGAGTTTCCCTTATTCGAGAGAGCTTTAACTGTGTTTGAGATGTTTGCAACAAAGATCTTCGAGACACAACATCTGTTAGAGATTCAACCGGTTGATCTGCAGCAGCAGAAGAACTACGATAAGATGATTCACTATTTAATGCATCTTATGTATATTTTGCTCGCCAAGTCTTCCTCTGTAGatgagaaggaattgattgaaaaaaaagttcgcGAGTTGGTTCAGCAGGATCTGCGAACCACGGAAGACAGAGAAACGCTGCTGCATCTATCCGTCAGTGCTTCAAATTTGTTAGAGAGAGTAGATTGGGGGGAAGTTGACAACAGGGAACCCGTATTTCCTAATATCACGGTGATGAATCTGCTGCTGAAGTGCGGAGCAGATGTCAATGCGAGAGATAAGGCAAGATCGACGCCCCTACACGTTTCAGCATCCAACTACCAAACGGAGATCGTTGAAATGTTGCTCGAGCATGGTGCCCACATTGATGCGCGGAACGTGTACGGCTCCCGGCCAACGCAGTACATCGCTGAGCTAAAGGACGATATACTACTGAGTAACCACATGTCACTTAAATGTCTCTGCGCGAATGCAATTGTCGAAAACTCTATACCTTATGAGAACAAATTTCCCGCTGCGATGGAACGTTTTATTAAGGCACACGATTTTTACGACAAACAGCTATTGTTCTAA
- the LOC129779366 gene encoding protein fem-1 homolog C-like isoform X2, with protein sequence MTKHLESLPRIDRKKIVEGVTYFGCFSLFTACNQRNIRIIEYLITVCDASTEQTSYYPCENDRAYTITPLGRACFTGNMPVVECLIRLGCDPNGPFEDGLTPLHIAFRRKKMKVVQYLIDNGADLQRPSYDGTTCLMSVSQSAHLTGYLLNNGADPNACTVHNETALHYSIKRRKLEITCLLLQHGADPSIKNSRGDDALQIACILSAEEVVDYLINHYQYSAERLADAYELIGASFLDLHYNTHKALTYWQKAHSIRTNGINYIQKRPQITPRFEFGNAIEYTTNEELAAITPDIDALHTQGLLVCERILGIDHDETLRRMTHRGWLHETGHPQKCFDLLVLVFKIHIDRYSMLHTNTKASAQRIVSMLMTILKEPDVSANDDEFPLFERALTVFEMFATKIFETQHLLEIQPVDLQQQKNYDKMIHYLMHLMYILLAKSSSVDEKELIEKKVRELVQQDLRTTEDRETLLHLSVSASNLLERVDWGEVDNREPVFPNITVMNLLLKCGADVNARDKARSTPLHVSASNYQTEIVEMLLEHGAHIDARNVYGSRPTQYIAELKDDILLSNHMSLKCLCANAIVENSIPYENKFPAAMERFIKAHDFYDKQLLF encoded by the coding sequence ATGACGAAACACCTTGAGAGCCTGCCACGCATAGACCGTAAGAAAATAGTGGAAGGCGTAACATATTTTGGCTGTTTTTCTCTGTTTACCGCCTGTAACCAACGAAATATTCGCATTATTGAATATTTGATAACAGTGTGCGATGCCAGCACCGAGCAGACGAGTTACTACCCATGTGAGAACGATCGAGCGTACACTATCACGCCGCTGGGTAGAGCTTGCTTTACCGGGAATATGCCGGTTGTGGAATGCCTCATACGGTTGGGTTGCGACCCAAATGGTCCCTTCGAGGATGGATTAACACCGCTGCACATTGCGTTTcgccgaaaaaaaatgaaagtagTTCAATACTTGATAGACAATGGAGCGGATTTACAGAGACCGAGCTACGATGGCACGACCTGTCTAATGAGTGTATCTCAATCGGCGCACCTAACAGGGTACCTGCTCAACAACGGGGCAGATCCCAATGCGTGTACCGTTCACAACGAGACCGCTCTGCACTACAGTATCAAACGACGGAAACTCGAAATAACTTGTCTGCTGTTGCAACATGGAGCCGATCCGTCCATTAAAAACTCCAGAGGAGATGACGCTCTGCAGATAGCGTGCATCCTTTCAGCAGAGGAAGTTGTCGATTATCTTATCAATCACTATCAATACTCGGCCGAAAGATTGGCCGATGCGTACGAACTCATCGGAGCCTCATTCCTGGATTTACAttacaacacacacaaagcatTGACATATTGGCAGAAAGCTCACTCCATTCGAACGAATGGGATAAACTACATTCAGAAAAGACCGCAGATAACACCACGATTCGAATTCGGGAACGCAATTGAGTATACTACGAACGAAGAACTGGCTGCAATTACACCGGATATTGATGCCTTACATACGCAGGGTTTACTGGTTTGTGAGAGGATTTTAGGAATCGATCACGATGAAACCTTGCGGCGGATGACGCACAGAGGTTGGTTGCATGAAACTGGTCATCCCCAGAAGTGCTTTGATTTGTTGGTGTTGGTGTTCAAGATTCACATTGATAGGTATTCCATGTTACACACCAATACCAAAGCTTCGGCACAAAGAATCGTGTCAATGTTGATGACAATATTGAAAGAACCGGATGTAAGTGCAAATGATGACGAGTTTCCCTTATTCGAGAGAGCTTTAACTGTGTTTGAGATGTTTGCAACAAAGATCTTCGAGACACAACATCTGTTAGAGATTCAACCGGTTGATCTGCAGCAGCAGAAGAACTACGATAAGATGATTCACTATTTAATGCATCTTATGTATATTTTGCTCGCCAAGTCTTCCTCTGTAGatgagaaggaattgattgaaaaaaaagttcgcGAGTTGGTTCAGCAGGATCTGCGAACCACGGAAGACAGAGAAACGCTGCTGCATCTATCCGTCAGTGCTTCAAATTTGTTAGAGAGAGTAGATTGGGGGGAAGTTGACAACAGGGAACCCGTATTTCCTAATATCACGGTGATGAATCTGCTGCTGAAGTGCGGAGCAGATGTCAATGCGAGAGATAAGGCAAGATCGACGCCCCTACACGTTTCAGCATCCAACTACCAAACGGAGATCGTTGAAATGTTGCTCGAGCATGGTGCCCACATTGATGCGCGGAACGTGTACGGCTCCCGGCCAACGCAGTACATCGCTGAGCTAAAGGACGATATACTACTGAGTAACCACATGTCACTTAAATGTCTCTGCGCGAATGCAATTGTCGAAAACTCTATACCTTATGAGAACAAATTTCCCGCTGCGATGGAACGTTTTATTAAGGCACACGATTTTTACGACAAACAGCTATTGTTCTAA